Genomic window (Alligator mississippiensis isolate rAllMis1 chromosome 7, rAllMis1, whole genome shotgun sequence):
ACTCTTTGGAGGACACTGGAAGAGCTTGGCTTGTAAGAAAATGGTCAAGGAAAATAATGGTTAAGAGGGGATATGatgattctctctctctatatcaaGGATGACACCATGGAAGGCTGGAAAGgaaaatcatccctgactaaaccagcttagccaagtgtctgtccaacctggtcttgaaaattgCCAATAATGGGGTGTCTCCAATTTATCTAGAAAGTTTGTTCCTATACTTCACCATCCTCAttgtcaaaaagttcctcctaatatccaacacaatttcctctgctgcaacttgagtccaaTGCTCCTAGACCTGTTCCCAATGaacacagagaaaagtccatgtCCACCCTCTGTGTAGTATCCCCTAAGGTATTTGGAGACTATTATCAAATCAtatttcagtcttcttttctccagactagttatttcattatttctttgtaaTTATTACTTCCCAGGCCCCAAATAATTTGGTTGCTCTGCACTGCAATCTTTCCACACTgtgcacatccttcttgaattgtggggcccaaaactagacccATACTCCAAGTGATGCCTCATCAGTGCTAAACAGAGTCCATCTGCAAATTCCAAGAGGTTTATATTTTCTCCATAAATGTATTTACAATCTGGCCTTAAGACATTAGTTGCAAGTCTGATCTGTAGGTAGTAAAATCTGTGGCCTCCCTTCCtttgactttggatcaggccctacaaAGACAATATTTTTAGCAATTTACATTTTTTCCGTGATCCTTCAGGGCTTTTCCAGTATTCTTTTTTATGCACTCAGAGTGTACTGCTCTCAGTTTTTCATGTGTCTTCAAAGAGAGGATGCCCAACAGGATGGCATCTGCATTTAGACGAGCATCTGCTGGGCTTCCTGGGACATGGGACAAAGTTCTGAGTTCAGTCCCAAAGCTTACATCTCTTTTGAAATGGTAGCGCTTCCACAGCAGTGCTATTTGTATTGTCTTCATACAGGTAAATATGTCTTTCTGCAGCATATAAATGAGTTTGAATGAGTTTGAATGGTCAAGTTGTGCCTGGGGAAACCAAAGACTAGAGAAAGACTGAACTGAAAcattgagacccccacagtgtaGGAAGTGTTTAGCAAAGACAGGAGTAAATCCTCACTCTGTGACCATACTCCATGTTCCAAGGAATCTCTGAAATTCTCTTGAGCCTCAAATCTCAAGGGCTCTTCAACAAGAAGGCAAATATAAAACAACCTCCCTCCTGCAACTGCTTGGAGCTCCGTTTCATCAACAAGGTATGTACAGATAGACAGGTTGGATGGTAATAGAAAGTGGTGATTGCTGATGGAAGAAGGGTGGAATTGGCTACTGTATTTTGACATGGAAGTGTTAGGTTCTCTTTTCTACTATGGAGAAAAATGACATCCCTCCAGCATGTTTCCAGGCCTTTTTTAGCATTTGAGAATGGTGTAAAGTTGCTGTAATACACTTGAGAACTAGGTGTGCTTGTATTGTTGCATGCTGGTGGGAACAAAGCCTGACGATGCACCATTTATTAACAAACAAAAGCATTGTGTCTCCTTTGGAGAGAAAAGTAATGATGGCAAGTACAGGAAATGTGTACTGACACGGTCCATTGATGAAACAGGTAGTGTGGTCCACTACCTATATTCAGCTTACAATTGATTTAAAGTTTAGTGTATTAATAAATAGTCGTCCTTCATGTGATACTCAAAATCCTTCCATCATTCTAAAACTTTGCCCTACCTCAGACTATTTAATGTACGCTCACAGAATCGCTATATTGCTTCCCTTTAATATAACGAAGTCAAAACGAAATGCAGGGGGTTTTTTGTGAACGGTGTAAGTAACAGATCCCATTTGGACTTTTTATTTGGTAATTATTTTTGGATTAACTGAAAATATTTCCCTTTGtgttaaaattttaaaattggtGGACAGAGGGAGTTCTCAAAAAATCAAACCCTTACAAGGTTTTCAATTTAGCACATGTTCAGCATTTCTGGAGTCACAATTGCAAGCTGAGATCTTGCATTCTGTCCATATGTCATATTGCTTTGGTCAAAGCTATTCATGGGTCCACCTTAGTTccctcacctgtaaaatggggaaaataatgCTTACTTAATAATTCTTAATAATATGGTGGCTTGGCATATTACCAGAAGACAAATTACTAGAATTTGGTCTCCAATACTTGGAAAActtcttagcaaggttttgggcacaaacaccctttgtcaggctaaggaagcatctgcagattgtctgtgctcttcctggatggagtggtgaAGCTGCCAGAGACCAGTACATATGCAAAAAatccagtcagtaaaaatgtataTGGAGCTGGTCAGtaagtgagagacaggttgggggctgTAAATGggcacctgtctctcacctactgcccACCTCAAAGACACTTCCGGAGCctgataaattattttttttccccaaaatcttgctaagaagaatattttcaactatttgagttggtctaataaaagatatcgtatttacccaaagaaccttgtctgtctatgtccttagaccaacacagctacaacctgcaccctAGAATTTGGGCTTTGATTTTCAAATGCTATTAAATGCCAGTGACTTTGAAGTAATGTTGGAGTAATGTTGGCTCTCAatgcctcccgccaccaggctgcactccgtggggctggtggagctgatctAAGAGCAGCACTAGCTCTGCCTGCTTCACGCCACCTGACTGTACTCGGATCggctccaccagctccatggagttcagcctggtggcaggaggtgggcagagctgatTCTGCGCTCTGCTTCCCACCACCAGACTGAGTTTCATGGGACTGCAAGACACTGGGAGCTGAGCTCAGTGGTGTGGGGCAGACATACAGCagtagccgaatctccgaatcagtcaGGCCAGGCGCATCCCCCGCCTCTCTCTCAGCGggcaatggctgtcctgcccacttcagctcccagcatttgggggaaaaaaagccccagctcagcaggtgctgctgggtgggggggcaatccctgctaacccccactaccctatgctgcatggggagctctgcatgacccccaactcccccactgccccgcaccatgtggggggctctgcatgagcccccaaaacCCTAAGGTGGCATCCGGGGTGGTGAGTCTGAGGGCTTTTCTcacctttatttttcttaaagggccagagccctggcaggcagggcagctgtgggggggggggggagggagcagagggggttgagggggctcgtgcagagacCCCCatggagcatggggtagtggggatcgcccccctgcccggcagcacccagtgatcaccagggcttttttttaaagtaccaggagctggggcaggcaggcactgtcatgtaggggctgggggaacaggagcGGTCCCCCCCtatggccccctcccccaccatagtacttaccagcttggagtggctgcagctccctgctgcagccaccagggcctgtccaaatcatcaaagctctcctaatctttgccaaagatttggagagctttgaatcaattcatacCTTTAATTTGGTCCCccgattcagttcagatttggagattcggccactgaatcaggccgaatcgaattaccacccaaagcttcacacagcccaaattcaggctcaacattaggaaaaacttgttcaTAGTCAAGGTGCCAAGACTgaagaataagctccctccagaggtggtacagttacctaccctgaaaatcttcaagacgtgactagacagtcaccttgttcgggtcacctgacccccagttatctttcctgcttggtgcagggggctggacccaatgatcttcgaAGGTCCCTTCTGGCCGTACAGTCTATGACTTTTCTCCCGGTCAGTCAACTACATGTGCCATACAGTGCAGTAAGCtattgcaagtaaatttgttacttgtattgacaggtagcaaatttactcatgattggAGCAAATCACAGTGCAGTaaacatctgcatgtgtagacactgacacatacatgcagtaatttgctctaatgtCTAGTAAagggtctcatgtagacaagcccactgagtcacaagaaaagcagcaaggaggaggaggtgggaccCTCATCATATGACACCTTAGCGTGCTGTTGACCGTTGACTTTCCCCTGCTTCAATAACAGAAGATTGAAGGGGTGACCATActtggacagaagttacatgtgaAACACCACACAGAAATCTGTTCTAGATGTTTAAATGTCTTGTGATGGCTCATGTTTTTACAGGTGGATTGTGTGGCTGGGGTCATCATGGGGAACCACAGCAGTGTGCAAGAGTTCATCCTCCTGGGATTCCCTGGCACGTGGTACTTCCGCTTCTCCCTCAGTGTGGTGTTTTCAGTGATGTATGCCCTGACGGTCACAGGGAATGCGTCCATCATAGCCTTGGTGTGGACCACCGCATGtctccacacccccatgtactacTTCCTCTGCAATCTATCCTTCCTGGAGATCTGGTACACCACAACCTGTGTCCCCAAAGCCGTGGGCGTCCTCTTGGGAAACAGCCAAACCATCTCTTTCACTGTTTGCATCTTGCAATTGTTCCTTATTTTCTCCCTGGGCTCCACAGAGTGTTTTCTACTGGCTGTTATGGCCTATGACCGCTACCTGGCTATCTGCCACCCCCTGCGCTATAGCTCCCTCATGAGCAACACCTTCTGTACTCAGCTGGCCTTTGCCGCATGGCTGAGTGGTTTTCTGGGTATCTCTTTGATGGTATTCCTAATATCCAGGCTGTCTTTCTGTGGCCCTAACATCATCAATCACTTTTTTTGTGACATGGATTCCTTgatagctctgtcctgcactgacACTACTCTTGTTGAGTTGGCAGAATTCTTTGTGTCAATTATTGTTGTCGTGGCCTCATGTGCTGTAACCTTGATCTCCTACATGTACATAATCTCAACCATATTGAAAATACGGTCAACCCAAGGCTGGCGAAAGGCCTTTTCCACTTGCTCTGCCCATCTCACTGTTGTGACTATTTGGTTTGGTTCCACCACTTTTCTGTATGTCAAGCCTTCTGCACCAAATTCACTGGACATGAACAAACTCATCAACAGTTTTAATACTATAATAACTCCACTGCTAAACCCTTTCATTTACACTCTAAGGAACAAAGAAGTGAAGCGAGCCTTGAGCAAGATGTTCAGAAGAATGTTAAGTTGTTTTTCATATAGCATGGGCAtaatgggcatgtccagacaagcgcgcatgtgcctcttgtggcatctcaattCTACAGATTGACATTGGCATCCAGGGAGGATGACTGGaatccctctgggttaaaatacatggggaacatggcacaggggacaccatagtaggaatctactacagacctcctaaccagaactactgttcactagggcacccttggggaaaacttgtAATGGTCACAAACGCCTGAAAGATCATTTCAcaatcatttcaggctcaacattctGAAAAATTACTTCACAACCAGAGTGTgcagactgtgaccattactcctagttttccccaagggtgccctggtacaCAGTTAttcactgagccctagatgtacaccccagaacccagaagccctacacctatctccttgacagtttGTAGggttcatggcctcagcaggggctagcaggcctgcagctttcatcctgctgcgccttaacacgcaCAGTATCACcccgtcatgagttttgcttgtccgcagcttgacgtgcagtttcccccaaaaccctgcacctatctccttgaaatgtggcaggctttgtgacctccaCAAGGGCTAGCATggctgcagttttgaccctgctgtggcttaacatttatatgtgacatgagttttgctttcaagattttggggtacagtttccccaaactccctgcacctatctctcaTAAACTTAGCAGGCTTTAGCAGCCAcggtgagggcgtatttatacccagcctTGGTGTTGATTTaataaaggatcaccttgagaggctggacacccttaagtcagctggtcctgacagattacaccctagagtactcaaggagctggcaggtgtcatagcccaaccattggcaaaaatattggAAAACTCATGGTGAAATacatgaagactggaagaaggccaatgtggtacccatcttcaaggaAGAGTGGAAAGTAAGTCCTgagaattacaggccaatcagcttgacctcagtccccggtaagattctggagaaaattatcaacgagacccttcttgataagctggctgatggcaacatcctgagggacagccagcatgggtttgtcacgggtaggtcttgcctgaccaatctcatctccttctatggctAGGTGACCTATCAGCtgtcaagggagaagagattgacaacatatatctggactttaaaaaagccttcaagcTGGTGTCCTATATTCTCCTCATAGAAATATTGGCcagctgtggccttggctacaccacactgtgatggctgggaaactggctctgaggttggacccagagagtagtggtcgatagtagcgaatcattatggcacttcatgaccagtggcatcccccaaggctttgtccttggaccggttctctttaacatctttatcaataatgcggacattggtgttagaagtgcactggccaagtttgccaatgacattAAACTTTGGgtcatagtgtccacacctgaggacaggctagtgatccaggcgaACTTGGATAAgtttagtaagtgggcagatacaaacctgatgacagtcaatgctgataaatgcaaggcaCTCCACCTCGTGGGGAAAAGTCCTGCAGCAAGCTTATAGGCTCAGCgctgctacgcttgctagcaccatggctgaaagagacttgcggtcatgattgaccacaagatgaaaatgagccaccaatgcaatgtcgcagctggtaaagcaaacaaaactctggcttgcatctatagatgcttctcaagtccATGTCAGggtgtcatcctcccgctgtactcggacttggtggggccacagctgaagtattgcatccaagtctgggctccagaattcaagaaggatgtcgagaagcttgaaagagtccagagaagagccacacacatgatcagagggcagcagaaaAGGCCTCATGAAgataggctgagagccatgggactcttcagcctagaaaagcgcaggctcagggaggacctggtggctgcctagcCATAAGCGAtgtgcatcaggatttgggggaacatctgttcaccagagccccaaaagggataacaaggactaatggtcattaactcctccaagactgttttaggctggacgtaaggaaaaatttctttactgtccgagcccccaaggcctggaacagattccctccagaagtggtgcaggcacctattcCGGACTcgttcaagaaacatttggatgcttatcttacagGGATCCTTTGGCCATAGCTGGCTTCCTGCTtccgggcagggggctggacttgatgatcttcaacttcccttccagccctaacatctatgaaatctatgatgggAGAATGAAGACTTACAGCCACTGTACAAGGTCCTGTTACTACAAATTTGGTTACCCTTGTTCAAGGTAGATCAGTTCATTCTGGAAGAGAGACAAAGGAGGGACAGGGGAATAGACACCTTCACTCATTGAAGGACACTGGAAGAGCTTGGCTGATAtgataggcctgtgcgaatagggaactattcaattcagattcagatttggccaattcgtatgccagcaatttgattcagagattcggatcacgtttctgattcgatttggccaaatcggctTCAGAAGGTTTGGAGCTGACtgggagagatttggagattcagtcatagagtataatggggaatcaatgaaatatctataactttgtcatgttttgtctgattcagattacacttgcagagatggtagctcctGAAgagtgcatgaagcctgccagggtTCAAggcgataggtgcagggggttctgggaaactgcacctcaaactgctgacaagcaaaactcaggacATAGATGACACCGTGCGTGTTAAGGCACGGGGTtgggggtgaaaactacaggcctgctaggccctgttgtggccacacagcctgccagctttcaaggagatagatgcagggggactctgggttctggggccctgcacctgtggctgcaagcaggcaaaactcatgacatgggtgggtgacacagTGTGTGTGTTCACGTGTGCcgttcctggcactggggcctctgcacaacatggcagtgtgccccagtaaggtctcctcctcccctatagcctcagtccagtccaccactgtaaacggcAGCAGGTAAAAATGACTTGGGTAACTCAGCAATCagcaccagtagcaccagcagcatctctggtagcctagccaaactgtcacagagcctttcttgttataaaggaattgaaagcaagaagtaaagatgttgcaTTGGATAATGGAATAGTCAAAGAAATatctcttaggaagcttttgggttgaaaaaccctttgtcaggatgaggaagtacctgcagctggtgtgtctcctggtcctggatggaaggaagagtaaagaagccagagactggcctgacatgcaatgcaggcaagaaagccagttagtgaaaatggaaatggaggcattggGGCGAGGGaaaggctgggtggggagaggagggaaagggggtgtaacagtgcaggtaaaagtgcagaggtgcctggggaggcAGATGTCTGGCCGGTCGCagcgtgccagaactccactgtgtatattgagtccgtgagtttctgcacctactacctaggaggctggtgaagtgcagttcataggcccagctctgaaaagtggtttgtacattaaacaagcacctaacctcatcaccagcactgaagccaacttcctacggctcaaaacagaaaacctgccaactatctccagtgcCCCCACACACTGCACAGCAGGATCTATCAAAcgcaacaatacccaactacctgcggggcacatttctcaccaaAAAACCACTGTGCCCCGCAGTCTCTCAGGCCCAGTCCTGAGAGGGaaaaattacaaaccacttttcacagccgggcctatgaacttcacttcatcagtctcctaggtagtaggtgcagaaactcatggactccataTACACACTGGAATTCGGACACATtgcgacctgccagacatctgactgcCCAGATACGTCTgaacttttacctgtgctgctacatcccccttcccccccaccccccactcccaccccagcctgtccctttccccctgatgcttccatttccattttcactgcctggctttcttTCACACACATCCTGATTTGAAACACTGAAACCCCCACAGTGTAGGAACTACTTAGTCAAGGCAGGAGTAAATCGTAACTGTGTGACCATCTTGCATGTTCCAGAGAAGTCTATGATATTCTCTTGAGCTTAAAATCTCAAGGGCTCTTTAACAAGAAGACAAATATAAAACAACCTCCCTCCTGCAACCAATTTGAGCTCCGTTTCATTAATGAGGTGCGTACAGATAAACAGGTTGGATGGGGATGAAGGGTGTTGCCTGCTGATGGAAGAAGGGTATTATTTGCTACTGTATTTTGACTTAGAAATGTGAGGTTCTCTTTTATACTATGGAGGAAAATGACATGTTCCCAGGCCTTTTTTGACATCCTAGAAGGGTATAACTTTAATATGCTTGCGAACCAGGCAGGCTTGTATTGAGGCATGCTGCTGGGAACAAAGCTTTATGATGCATCAGTTATTAACAACCAAAAGCATTGTGTCTGCTTTGGAGAGACAAGTAGTGATGACAAGTACAGGAACTGTGCACTGACACAGTCCATTGACAAAGATGGTAGTGTGATCCACTACCTATTTTCAGCTTACTATTGGTTTAGAGtttattatattaataaataGGCATCCTACAGGTGATACTAACTCAAAGTCTTTCCATGATGCTAAAACTTTGCCCTATCTTAGACTACTTAATGTATGCTTACAGAATAGCTATATTGCTTCCCTTTATTATAGCCTGAAGTCAAAAGGAAATACTGTTTTTTGTGATCTGTGTAAGTAGCAGATCCCATTTGGACTtctttgataatatttttttcatcaaCTAGAAATATCTCTAAaattggtggagggagggaattATGAAAATCAAAACCTTAAAAGGTTTTCCATTCAGCACATGTTCAGCATTTCTAGATGCACAATTGCAAGCTGAGAATTTGTATTCTGTCCATATATATTGTTGTATGATCTCTGGGAGGGGTAGTACATGCCTATAGGTGCCATTCCATTTTGACTCCTAAATTCAGTTTAGCTGAAATGTTTCAAGATAACCAATCTTGTACTCAGAAAAAAGATCTGCGAGTtgcgggggggaggcgggggtccACAATTCACTCCTCATGCGCAGTTCAAAGACTGAAACCCTGCTCCAAATACAAGGCTCAACTCCAAAATAATTATATTGTCATGTATGACACCTCTACAATGGATTAGTGACTGGAGAAACAGCAATCATCAAGGGATGTTTTAATTTCCTCAGAACCAATCATGACATACTTGAGAAAACAAGTATTAGCATTAGAGACCAACTAAAATATTTCAGTTGGTTACACACAAAAATAACCAGTTAGGCAGCCCAGAAACCTTGGGTTGGCCCCACAGTGGTACCATACACAATGTAGACCTCCTGTTAAGTTTGAATCCTTTTATCTTGCATCAGTCATTTTAGCAGGCCTTTAATGGTGTTAAGTTAGTTTGAGTTAGCATAAGGAAGACTAACTGAGCTAGCCGTTCCCAAAATGTTCTCTTACCTGTGACTCACAGTTTTCCATACTACTTCCCTGAGTGATACTATTTTAAGGCATCAGATGGGAAAAAGAAATAGCAATGTTTGGAAAAAGTTTAACTTGTATCCAGTGACCTGGGTTGAAGGTGTCAGAACATGTTAGATCAATCTAAAGTGGCTATGTACTGGTCCTATTCAATTTTCTCTAACCTCCTTCTAAGGGCTATTGGTAAGTACCTTAGGAGGAAAAGCTCAAGAGAACAGTTCATCACATCCTAGGGATGCTTTACATTTAAAACACATGCCATCTGGACACCCGTAGGCAGCCATTATGTTCCAGCACCTTACGGATCAAGTATTTGTGCCCCAGTCATGTGGTAGTGTATATAGATGTGTGGCAAAGTGCGAGTGCCTAGCTAGCCACAGGGCTattctcccacctgcctctgggcatgctgcccacctgtctcactcGCCATGCCTTGCTGCTAATTAATTAAATccttaattaaggtgggaggatGCCCATTGTACACCCTGATATTGTGGGGGGTGGCCTTTCCACAGCTCCGTTCTGCCACTAGACCGTAGCCCtggcctcgcagatggcatctcaggcagttggctCAACTGTCCCCTTTGCCCAAATCATGGGACCTTTGGCTTCCGTAAGCCCTGGCCCAGgttcaggccagtcaggaccccgaGCTTCTTCGCTCTTTCTGCATGTCCCTTGCGGTAGGCCCCTGgcccctttgacccttccagtcctggccccagcattgaccagttgagtgCCTTGGCTGGGTTTtcgcctcctgcctgcacttagggagcaaggtcccccattcccagctcaggtgttCCTGGAagtgtgcctggccctgcagggtcactcccccagcaggctcaggcacctccagaagcttacctggcctacgCTACTCTGATGCTATATGGCCCACCCGAAGGTGAAGGCTGGGGCTAAGGCACGCCTACTCACCTCCCCAATGAAAGGCAACTAGCCTGGTAtctcctgggggctcccacaccactcaGAGCCCCACCagtccacccactcccagcagagtgcagtttaAGATCACCCCCAaggccaggagcctccaaaccatcccctacagctcctcccttatctccaaGATGCTtcaagcagccttgcagccaggcaatgttactaccttgcctgctggcagcaaactgccctgtttatataggcagccaaggatctaaaatggctgctgcaattaagcac
Coding sequences:
- the LOC106738676 gene encoding olfactory receptor 6F1-like, with protein sequence MFQGISEILLSLKSQGLFNKKANIKQPPSCNCLELRFINKVDCVAGVIMGNHSSVQEFILLGFPGTWYFRFSLSVVFSVMYALTVTGNASIIALVWTTACLHTPMYYFLCNLSFLEIWYTTTCVPKAVGVLLGNSQTISFTVCILQLFLIFSLGSTECFLLAVMAYDRYLAICHPLRYSSLMSNTFCTQLAFAAWLSGFLGISLMVFLISRLSFCGPNIINHFFCDMDSLIALSCTDTTLVELAEFFVSIIVVVASCAVTLISYMYIISTILKIRSTQGWRKAFSTCSAHLTVVTIWFGSTTFLYVKPSAPNSLDMNKLINSFNTIITPLLNPFIYTLRNKEIDIGIQGG